DNA from Onychomys torridus chromosome 1, mOncTor1.1, whole genome shotgun sequence:
AtcggctgctcttgcaaaggctCCAGgtccgttcccagcacccttatggTCAGTTAAACCAGGACTtcatctggcgccctcttctggcctatgcagGTATTGCGTGTGATGTCCtaggcagacaaaacacttgtgcacagtaaataaaaataagtcttacaAAAGGAGAATACCATGGCCTTTAGAACAAAAGGAGGAAATTGCTAGcggttctcacccttcctcatactgcaaccctttaatacagttgtggtcaccccctcaaccataaaacaattgtcattgctacttcattaactgtaattttgctactgttaagaattgtaatgaATCTGTGTTCTCTGATGgttttaggcaacccctgtgaaagggttgtctGACTCCAGATTGAACAACACTGTGTCAGAGAGAAAAAACGCTGTGTCCTTCAACCTGCTAGGAGGTAAACATTCCCAGGCACCTTCTCAAAGCAGCTACTGACCACCCTATGCTACAAAAATGCCTGTGAGGGTGGGAATGGCTAAGGGTGGGAATGGCTAACGGGAAGTCTCACTCTGGGAGGCGATCTGCCTGGAGCCCTCTGTCCATCAACAGCTCCTGGTTCCCAGGCTTCTCCTGTTGGTGTGAGCATCTGACCCGATgctccaatgtctctctgcagcttgCTGTTTATTCTTCTACTGCTGCAGGCTGTGTACCTAATAAACTCACTCTGGACCAGCTCAACATGATGGATCATCCCCTGTATGGACCacacgatttaaaaaaaaactactccagccaggctgcggtggcacacacccttaatcccagcactcgggaggcagagccaggaggatctctgtgagttcgaggccagcctggtctacagagtgagatccagaacaggcaccagaactacagagaaaccctgtcttgaaaaaaaccaaaagaaagaaagaaagaaagaaagaaagaaagaaagaaagaaagaaagacataagGAAGAAACTACTGCAGAAGTGCTAACGAGGAGCTGGGCTTTTCCCAGCCTCTGAGCCTTCCCAACAGCGGCACCCACCTCCCTAGCTTGGCCCCACTCACCAGGGCTGGCGTCTCTTGCTCCCTCCTTCTGCACCATCCAGGGATCTTTCCCTTGTTCCAGTAATGAGATCACAGCTGGCTTGTAGACAGGAATCCCTGCTTccaagaaacagaagaggaatcAGCCACTCTCGGAGATCAAATCAAGTCCCCTGCTCATCAGGAAGGTGGGGCGTTGCAGAAGGGCGATGAGGAGATGGAGAATATTCTTTACAATGAGTTACACAAAGGGATTGTCTAAAAAAAGCTACCAGTTCGCCGgacggcggtggcgcacaccttaatcccagcacttgggaggtagagccaggcggatctctgtgagttcgaggccagcctggtctacagagtgagatccaggacaggcaccaaagctacacagagaaaccctgtctcgggaagaaaaaagaaagaaagaaaaagcaaaagctaCCAATTCTGTAAAATATAACTTATTTGGGGAGCATAAGAAAAAGGAGGGGAGCAATTTTCTTTGAACTTTTGGAACTGGGTCTGCCAGGCTGTTTGCACAAGGcagtcctccctccccagctgtgatggctattcttggttgttaacttgactacatctggaattacctaaaacccaagtggctgtgagggattttttttcttaattagatcgtttgaagtaggaagacccacttttaatctggaggtttttttgtttttgtttttttgagctgaggattgaacccagggccttgcgcttgctaggcaaatgctctaccactgagctaaatccccaacctctggaGTTTTGAGGTGGGACCATCCACCTGCAATCTGGGCCACACCGTCTGTTGGCTGCCTACACTAAAGGCACTGAAAAAGGAAGCTTGCTTGAGTTGCCTGCCTGCTCTAGATCCTGCTGTAAGCCTACTGATTCTGGTGTCCACTGAAGACCAGATGAGACATCCAGACTTgcggactgaacaactactggattcctggaacttttgttggactagctggaccacagcctgtaagccattctaataaatcccctttatatgTTATACAATATGTAATACATAATAATATGCAgtttatatgtatgaaaatgtatatacatgaatgagtatatacatacaaacatagaTACATactctatcagttctgttcctctagagaaccctgactaatacaccagccctctggaactggaactacatgCCTGTGTCATTACATGATGGGCGTAAGAAAGAGAAATTGGGCCAATAAAATGGCTTAGTGGGCAAagagcttgctgtgtaagcctgatgacctgagttccattcatGGACCCCCTGTAACGGTGgaggcagagaactgactccacaggttgtcctctggcctccacatgcacactatggcatgtgcacacaactccccaacacccacccacacacaataataataaaattttaaaattaaaggtgtCAGTGAGGTGGCTCAATTGGGAaaaggtgcttactgccaagctTCCTGAGGAATGGCATTCTATCCCaaggacccacatgatgaaaggGGAGAGGcaactgtcctctgatttccatacgtgtgccatggcatgagcatgaacacatacacacacacacagagagagagagagagagagagagagagagagagagagagagagagaaatatatgtaatttaaaaatttttaataaaaaggggaaatttaGTAAAGTAACTCCGCGGCATCTCAGAGGCATTTCACAGAAGCCGGCCCCATCTGTAGAGGTGGAATTCTGCGGAGACCTCCTTACCCAGCGACACCAGGCTCCTATAGTTCTCCAACGTCACCTTCCTGTACAAGTCTCTCTGAGCATCATCCAGCCATTCCCATTCCTCTTGACTGAAATTCACAGACACATCCCCAAATGTCACCAAATCCTGAAACGACATAAGCGTTCTGGTTCAGGTGCTCACATGGGCCTAGATTAAATAGTTAAAGCTGGACATGACAACacactctaatcccagcactcaggaggcagatgtaagGCGttccgagttccaggccagcttgggctgcatagtgagctcAAAGCTATagcgtgagaccctgtctcaaacaaacaacaaaacaatacaacacaACACTAGTGAAACTGTCCACACTTTGAGGAAAGGAAttatgggtttgttgttgtttctgagacaggatcttgtgtgTGGCTCAGGGCTGTCTGGAATTCACGACCCTccgcctcagcttcccaagtgctaagattgaTAGGGTATAGCTACACACCTCAAgccggccttgaactcttggtcctttTGCCTtagtcccccaagtgctggactcACAGGTATGACCACTGTAAGCCCTTCAAGGCACAAGTGGCCAGGTCCCGCCCCAGACCACTCTAAAGGGCCACAACCTCACTGTCCAGCCCCGAGAGATGCAGTGGCCAAGCTCTgccctacagaaaaaaaaaaaaagaaaaaaaaaaaatcaggctaaggaatcccaccaatccctgagcttgctcCAAGATCAGCCCACAAAATCCCACCAATCACAGGCCACCCTGTAAAGGTCCGCCCCCTAAGAAACCCTTTATaaagcctgcctcctgctcagctgctgcttctctccccaGCAAAGGCGGCCACCCTCTTGGGCCTCTCGCGagaaatctcttgtgtgaggtgtgttgtgtggtgtgactttgtggtattccttggctcccgactgccaggacacctttcccttcagagctgtaacacttaacAGCCACCACCTTACATTCTCAAAAAGGCGTGTTACTAACTGTCATGCTTAGCTCTCTTATGGGAAGTGCATAACTTCTGAGAAACTCTATTTCTGGCGAAAAGACTCACCATACATGTATGGATAAGTAATGCTAAAATCCATACAGTGTACAACAACAGGGGATTCATGCTAAATGCCAAAGATCTTCATTTGGAGAAAACAagagacactgaggcaggaaaaaaagAGCGTTACTTAGTAAGTAATGGATCTGTATTACCTTAGAAGCaagaatttataaaaatgatGTATAGTTAATTAGATGTACACAAACAaggcaaaagaagaaataaagttgTAAAAAGAGCAGATGAAATAACAGGAAAACAAGGAGAATGTTAGGTTTAAACAAACACTTGTAATAACATTAAGGGAAATGTGCTAACCAAAAGACCATCAGGCTTCATTTTCATATTCTCTTTATAACaagaatactttaaaatgtaatctttactgacaataattattttcaagaacttatttatgtgttttactcatttgtatgagtgttttgcctgcatggatgtctgttcactgtgtgcctggtgcccatggaggccagaaaagggcatcagatccactgggATTAGCATTACAGAtgactgtgggtgctgggaaccaaactcaggtcctttggatgTACAGCCAGTGGTCTCAACACACAaacaccacccccccaccccctgcacgaGCGCTCAGCTATGTTCCTCTagaccactggttctcaaccttcctaaagctgagaccctttaatacagttcctcatgtggtgactcccaaccgtaaaattatttttgttgctacttcataactgtaattttgctaccgttataaatcataatgtaagtatctgatatgcaggatatctgatatgtgacccatgTGAAAGGCTTGTtccacccccaaaggggttgcaacacacaggttgagaaccactgctctaagaaaCCTGACTAATGCATTCTCTGAGAGAGATCTAGCACACCATGACTCGAGAGGGGAAGGTCACCTTACCTTATGAATAAGCCACCCACCTCATAAATATTCATCAAAACGGCTTATGACTCCAGACAGAACTCACTGTGCTGGCACTGCCTTTGGGAGCAGACATCTCTCTGTATATATCACATACTTTACTTTTCTTTGCTAAATAAACTTCCACTTAAACTGCCTGTGTCTCCTGTCTGAATTCTTTGCTTCCAGAGACTCCtgtaacatatttttaatattttcctttcatcATTCCTCAGCATATAAGTATAATCAGCACATCTACTGATTGTATTGTAtaagaatgtttgatttttaaaaactgctatttgtgggctggagagatggctcagaggttaagagcaccaatgctcttccagaggtcctgagttcaattcccagcaaccacatggtggctcacaaccatctgtaatgagatctggtgccctcttctgtatacataataaataaataaatctttaaaaaaaaaaaaaccaaactgctATTTGTGATGGTTGGTGTAGCCAACTTGACAGACTCTAGACGTTAAGTGTTGTAGTtctgaggggaaaggtatcctggcagtcagaGGCCAAGGAATACCAGAGTCACACAGCACAACAAATCTCACACAAGAGCTTTGTTGGGAAAAACACAGATGGCTGCTGCCTCTGTGTGGGTGAGGAGCAGCAAAGAACTGAGAGGCAGGTTTTATAAGGtttcttaggggcagagttttCCAAGGTGGAGATTTCcaaggagggggatctgtgggatTTCAAGCCCCAGAACACTTTTTACCCTACACGACAATCATTGGgtgtctttttcctcctcctcctccttatttttaattttatttatttatttgtttgtttgtttgtttgtttgttattttgagacagggtttctctgtgtagttttggctgtcctggaactcactctgtagaccaggctggcctcgaactcagagagatccgcctgcctctgcctccccagttctgggattaaaggcgtgtaccaccaccgcccggcctcattGGGTGTCTTAACtgtcttttctgtggctgtgataaaataccctgacaaggGCTGGAAAGCCGGCTcagttcagttcagttcccagcatgggATGCTCACAACATGGTGGATTATAGCTGACTGtagctgcagttccaggggatttgaacTCTCCTCTAACCTctctgggtaccaggcatacacacggtacacaggcatacatgcaggaaaacattcacacacacaaaataaatacacctaaagagagaaaagaaaagaaagcacccTGACTTCAAATAACGTAAAAATAACTTAGgggaaaaggatttattttagcgcACAGTTTGAGGTTACAGTCCACCATTGTGGGAGAAGTAACAGTGGCAGGAACTTGGGATGCCTAGTCACACTGCATCTGTAGTAAAGATGTGgtggtagctgggtggtggtagcacacatctttaatctcagcactcaagaggaagagacaggcagatcttttagtttgaggccagcctggtctacacagcaagttccaggacagccagggctacacaaagaaaaaaagaaagaaagaaagagacagagagagacagagagagagagaaagacagagagagagagagagagagagagagagagagagagagagagagaggaaggaaggaaggaaggaaggaaggaaggaaggaaggaaggaaggaaggaaggaaggaaggaagaaaaggaatgcccgccccataggttcatatatttgaatctcagtcatcagggagtagcactacttgagaaggattagaaggtgtggccttgtcagaggaggtgtgtcactggggaagggttttgagttttcaaaagcccaagccaggcccagtggctctcttctcagtttctccagcaccatgtctgcctgtgtgctgccatgctcctggccatgattataatggactaTATCTCTGAATCTTTAAGTCAGCCCACaatcaaatgcttccttttataagaattgccatggtcatcacggtgtctcttcacagcaatagaacactgactgacagagacagtcatggtgtctcttcacagcaatagaacactgactgacagagacagtcacagtgtctcttcacagcaatagaacactgactgacagagacagtcatggtgtctcttcacagctatagatcACTGACAGAGAcagtcacggtgtctcttcacagctatagatcACTGATAGagacagtcatggtgtctcttcacagcaatagatcacTGACAGAGAcagtcacggtgtctcttcacagcaacagaacactgactgacAGAGAcagtcacggt
Protein-coding regions in this window:
- the LOC118580502 gene encoding zinc finger protein 583 isoform X6, with the translated sequence MSKDLVTFGDVSVNFSQEEWEWLDDAQRDLYRKVTLENYRSLVSLAGIPVYKPAVISLLEQGKDPWMVQKEGARDASPGHHTQYLHRPEEGAR